gcaacctcctcctcctcctcgttgtCGCCGGGATCGCCGTGGTTTACCCCGTTGCCACATCCGCGGAGGAATTTTGGTACCCGATCGACGTCAACGACCCGCACGTCCAGGAGCTGGGCAAATGGGCGGTGATCGAGCACGTCAAGAAGGCGCACGATGGACTCACGTTTAGCAAGGTGACGAGAGGCGAGGAGCAGGACGTGGGCGGCGTGAAGTATCGCCTCTCCATCGAAGCAGTGCAGGGCAGTGGCACGGTTGGCAAATACAGCACTGTGTTGATCGAGGAGCCTAGGAGCAAGACGCGCAATCTCATCTCCTTCGCTCCGGCTGCCAACTAGAGTGCTGACCAGCTGGTGTGCATGGCAGTGGCTAGTTAAATTGCAAAATTGCAGTTATTGTTTTTTATGTAATAATTAGACATGTTTTGATGGGGCAGGCATGTCTTCTTTAAGCAATATATGgaaagtgtttgaaattcaaaataagCATTTTGTCTATGTTTGAATAATATTATAATGCAAGAGTTCTCTAGTTCTTTTTCCTCTGCTCttgcttcttttgttttgaacaGGGAGCCTTAGCACTTAAGTATAAGGTTCACCTTTTTTTCTCCACGTTTTTCGTCAAACGTCGTCTTTTTGCACTTAGCCCCCTTGAAATTTGGAACTCAACCTGCAGTCCAAAATaagcctttttcttctttggccCGTCCTTGGTCAAACCCACGTTTACTACCCCGTACCTCTTTCTCCTCCCCCCAGATCAGTCGCCGCCACCCAACACCAtgaccaccacctcctcctgatCTCACTGCCCAACCATTGCTGCCCTTCTCACACCGCCTCCCCACCTCCGGATCCACGAACCCGTGCAGTACTTTCTTTAGCTACTCATGATCAGGTTCACGATCTTCATGTTCTCCACTTGCTACCAAATGGCAACAGGGATTGTAGAGATCCTCCCAGGGTGTGAGGGGGATCCCCTGTGCTCACAAAAATCCCCATCGTGGGTTGAGAACCCTAGAATATTTTTCCCGTGCAACCAGGGTCGAGGCGGTTCTCTCACCGGAATCAATGGTTCTGGCCATTAATGGCGGTGGAGGTCGTGATTGGGGAAGATTGAGGAGGGGAAAAGGAAGGGTAGGTCCGTGGGGTTCGGTTCAGAGAACTGGACGAAGAACGGGGTAGGAAGGTGCGGACAGTGGCGAAGATTTCGACGGCCAGAGCGTTCCTGTTCCCAGCGTTCTACTTttgtgctgttttttttttgagaacctACTTACGTGTTGGTGCTAGAGGAGGtgccagaggaggaagacgagtgTTCGTGGGCTGGTCTGGAGAGCTCGGGGAGAGATGggccagagagagagggagttcggcccaaagaaagaaaaagaaaaaggagaagaggggGTTGGGCTGGCTAAGCCTTTTCTATCTTCGAAATTATTAAACTCTTGTCATAGAAAATTATCTTCTAAACCAACAGGAAATTCCCATCCCGTTTTATAATCTTGTAAAAGACGGTGTTGTATTTTATTGTTCATAGCAATGCGCGGGTGAAAAATTATCTGTGTTTTTGGGTGCATCGTTTTATCTTGTTGTTCCGTaacaacgcacgggcattccACTGTCAAAATTAAAAAGCAAGGGGAGACTCAACACTACTAGCTAGGTACACCATACACTGGCATGCCACGGATCACTAGATTCATTAATTGTTTCTAGCTTGAGCGGCGAGCTCCCGCGGGCGACTTTGAGGATTTTCGATGCCGGAATTTTAAGTAACCATGCTTTAGTATCGGTATAGGCCCAACAGCGGACCGATCGGTCCGTCGCATCGACTGCGAGGCCTCTCTCTCTTTGGCCCCTGCCAATGGAAGCAGGGGTGAAGTACAGTTAACGGAAAACAGTCCACGGGACCACACCTTTTGAGTCAAGTTGTTTCAGTCAGCCCGAAAGCGCGCGAGTGCTTTGTCgattttgcttgatttcttacaggtggggtccacctgtcagaCGGCAAATCGGCCCTGACTCATTAGCCCACGATTAAACCCCCCGGTCCCCTTCTCACTCCCGCAAGTTTTCAGGGCCAACATAGTTTCCATATTGGATCCGTGGGTACTCTCATGGCCTCGCCTTCAGCGATTTCGATGCCTACGGCCCTCCTCTGGGCCGACCACACCGTCATATTCTCACCCTCCCGCGACCGCCTTGGATACACTGGTCCATTGCTTCCATGGCGACGACGATCATCCACATatgagaaggaagaagaaaactgacacTGTGGGTCCCACCCTTCGCACCAGCCATAAATTCAAACTGGCAGCCACATAAACCCAACAGGTGGGCCCAGTATCTCAGAATTAGCGTCAAGCTGCACTAAAGAGGAAGCGTTGATGCCAGCTGTGggtcgaggaagaggagctggCTGCAACGGCTCAAGGGGAGCGGTGGCGGTACGTGGCTGTAGGTCGAGGTTGCAGCGCTTGGGAGGAGGCGGTGCCTGCGAGTCCAgtgagcggcggcgggtcgACGCGACAAGGGAGGATGCAGCTAGATGGATGATAGGGcgaagcagcggcggcgggtggatGTGTGCGAGGGGGAGGGAGAAACCAGAGGGGGTGTTCTAGATAGATCTAGAAGATATTTTTCAGACATTCTTTGGCCTCTACCGCGCGCATGAAATTGCCGCCACCGCTTGCGGCCGAAATTTTTTGCTCCCTCCATATGTACAAGTGCCGGCTGTGCTGCTGCCACCAGATACCTTTGCCGGCAGGTTGACTCTAAATCTTTACATTTTTGCCGGCGGTTGACTATCAGCGATTCCCAACTTTTGTGGGCAGATAGATTGCCGTCCTAAACCTTTCCCGGCAGGTAACCTACACCGGCAGGCACAAAACCACCATGTGTCAATCTTTGCCGCTAGTTTGGGGCCACTGATTTTGGCACGTCGTGTAGTGAATTTGGTTCTTGTTGAAAACAAATTTCACAATACATGGGGttccatgaaaaaaaaaaggttgtgGCAAACTGTAGGAAGTTTCCAAGTGGTGGTTTGATGTAATTTTCTCTTTTAAAAACTACTTCTTTGACATGAATTCATAGTGGCACTATCGattcaacaaaaaattaaGTATGAACAGTCAAGAAAACCAAACAATTTTGTTGGTACTACTATCTTTAGGTCCTTTCTGTCGAACCAActtacaagaaaaataaaataaagaacaaAGACTATGAGCAGCAAAGCGGAAGGGATGCGGGATAGCCTTCACGGAGGGGGATGAGGAGCTTTTCGAGGACGAGGGCATAGGCTAGCTAAGGTCGATGACGGTGGAGGCTTGGATCCCAGGGAAGCGGCAAAGGCCGCAATGGCTTGGATCCCAGGGAAGCGGCGAAGGTGGCAGGTTCTTGGATCGGTGGTGGGTCAGGGACGGGTGATGACGACGCACCGCGCCATGAATGTAGGGATGCAAGTGGGATCCCACTTAAGTCCCACTTCTAGCCAGTTCATTAGGGATTTGCTAGTTCAAAATTTTggctcaaaatttgaactaaattgAAAAATTGAACTGGAAGTGGGATATTGGTGGGATCCCACATGACACCCTACATGAATCTCGTGCCGATGGCGCAGATTCTAGGGTTATCCCGTCGCTGGTAGTGTGGTCGCCATTCTCAATGCCGTCCCTTGTCTGATTTCTATTTTTACCTCCCGAGGCTTATAACCTATTCCAGGTGCGATAGGTCTAAAGTGGATGAGAAAAGAAACGAAAAAGCCTAACCAAACGCGTTTTTGGCTGGGCCAGAATTTTTTTCTAGCTTTGACTAATACTCTGTTACAAAACGAGCTTTCAAGGAGGCCCTTATAGAACCATAAAAGGAAAAGACAAAATTTTGTGTAACCTCGCGACCAATCTATGGACGCATGATTCGATCACGTGCACCATCACTAGGCATGCTCGTGAATCTCTCGAGACATTGTAGACGGCACATGCACGCATAAGCGCACGACGGTCGCGCCCGAGTAGAATCCAGTTACTTCCTCccatccatattaattgtcactAATTTAGTACAGTGTTGTACAGTAAGGAATTCTCCAACTGTTTTGCTTGAATAAAaggctccccccccccccccccccccaaaagaAATTTTTGGAATAACAGGGGGTCAATGCTAAATAAAGATATAGGTAAATGTTGGTATAACATGCATAAAATGCTAAATATAGGTAAAAATATGTAAATGCTTGCATAACAATCAGGTATGCTAAATATAGGCAGCAACAAATATGTTGGCATAACTGTATGCTAAATATAGCTAATTACATTACATGTACTTTATGCCGGGATTTTGCTATAAAGTTCCAGAATAATTTCTTTTAATTAGTGCGATTCTGGTCATATATAATATGCATCATTAATTAGTTGATACTAATCGTACAATGCACATATGTACCGAATTCATCTCTGCCTGCCATTATATATTTAGACGCCTATGATGATACTTGCAGCCTGCTCCATCAAAACCACCAGCAACACCTTGATCGATTCATCTCAGAGCTGCAAAACTGCATCACCAGAAACAATATGAGGACctccagcctcctcctcctcgccattGTCACCATCGTCGCCGTGGTTTATCCCGTTGCCACGTCTGCTCGGCAGCTTTATTACCCGATTGAGGGAGAGGTCATCGACACGCCATTCTTCCAGAACCTTGGCGGGTGGGCGGTGACAGAGCACGTCAAGCAGGCGAACGATGGGCTCAAGTTCGTCAAGGTGTTTAGCGGCGAGAAGCAGCAGTTATTGACTGGCGTGCGGTATCACTTTGTCATCATTTCGTTGAACGGAAACGGCAGTACCGGTAGGTATGATGCGGAGTTGATCGACAGTAACACACGCAAGCTCATCTCGTTCGCCCCGGCAAACTAAAGATGGATACTACTCTGGTTGTATATTTTGCATGTAATAAGAAAGGCCCTAGGAGGGCAGCTATATGTCCTTTCGATTTAATTAAATAATACGAAAAAGTTTTGGACTTCGAAATAAGCATTTGGTCTAcatttgaatttcaaaataaagaaaaattgTGTTCAGACATTGAACTGTTTGACACAAATACATGCATAGTACTACATGATAAAACATATTTTGCACTCCTTTCTGGCGATTGTTAGTGTTTATGAGAgggtcttttcttcaattaaTTATGTGAGAACAAGTTAAGAAACAAAATTGGGAAGCAATATtcaaatgatatttttttagaacaataTTCAAATGATCGTTTGGTTATTTTCTTGTGCGTGACTTACTCATGCAAGTAAAGGATGATGGCATGTTTTCTCTCTTCCGTGAAGTGGCATCTGTACATATAGAACAATTTGTGCCCTCGTTAAGGTTTTTGTAATCTTTCATATATCATAGAATCGTGTAGCAATAGCAAGTATTGTAGGTGGCCTCATACCCCACATGGAAGTGACATAGAATGGTGAAAATCATCAAAGTGCAAAATAAAGTGGAACAAATTATCAAATCCGCTGAACTTTGCACATCCTGGACTGCAGCCAAGCCACCCCACTGCCACGGCGTACAACTGATGGTGGCAGCGGGGAAGGAGGCTATAGAGAGAAGTGGCAAGGAGGGGGGAGTTGGGTGCGCTACACATTAGCAACCATCATATAGGATTTAGTACTAAATCATGTAAGGCTCATTCTATTTGCAAGATTTTTAGAACATTTCAGCTCTTGCGATGTTTATGTGTAGCATTTTGTTTCACAAAAATAGAGATGCTAGATTCAGTTTACAGGATTTTGAAATCACGTGAATAGAAAAGGTAAATGACACACTTCGgtccttaattttttttcatgaggtATCACCCACGGGCGGAGCTAGCATATATCCATTGGTGCCAAATGACACCAATGACTTCTTGCAAATCCCTCTTAGAAATAGATAGATGCTCTTAAAAATATGCAATGACACCCGTGAATTCTAAAGAGCGACCCCAATGGTGTATTTTTCTGGCTTCGCCCCTAGTATCACCTAATGCTAAAATTCCTTAGGAATTAGGTCCATTTGGACATAATTGTTGAGAATCTAGCATCTTAATTTCTGCGAAAAGAATTCTACacataagaaaagaaatccaAAGGTTTGGGATCCCGTAATAATCCTCTAAAAATCCTGCAAACCGAATGAGCTCCTAAAGATTATGTCTAATTTGGTCTAATTCATAAATTTTCTTAGCATTATGTCAGACCTAATCGAAGTATCCTAAGGATTAAACTATGTGATGTAGAGCATTCCAATTCTCTACTTTTTTTATTCGTGTG
This is a stretch of genomic DNA from Brachypodium distachyon strain Bd21 chromosome 1, Brachypodium_distachyon_v3.0, whole genome shotgun sequence. It encodes these proteins:
- the LOC104582398 gene encoding putative cysteine proteinase inhibitor 7, whose protein sequence is MRTCNLLLLLVVAGIAVVYPVATSAEEFWYPIDVNDPHVQELGKWAVIEHVKKAHDGLTFSKVTRGEEQDVGGVKYRLSIEAVQGSGTVGKYSTVLIEEPRSKTRNLISFAPAAN
- the LOC100829261 gene encoding cysteine proteinase inhibitor 8 — its product is MRTSSLLLLAIVTIVAVVYPVATSARQLYYPIEGEVIDTPFFQNLGGWAVTEHVKQANDGLKFVKVFSGEKQQLLTGVRYHFVIISLNGNGSTGRYDAELIDSNTRKLISFAPAN